A stretch of DNA from Puniceicoccaceae bacterium:
GAAGAGAATGCATGACCCGGTTCAATGGATTAAAACGAAAACATCTGCGATGACGTGGGATGTAACTTGCAAATTTGACAACTCGCTATCATTGCTATCAACTAGTCTACATGGCACAGTTACTGGTCAGAAATGTGGAAGATTCACTGGTGCGCAAACTGAAGCGTCGTGCCAAGGAGCGGGGAGTTTCTGCGGAGGAGGAACACCGACGCATTCTTGCCGAATCGCTCGCTCGCAATGAGAAGAAGCGTCCGTCGCTGATCGG
This window harbors:
- a CDS encoding DNA-binding protein, yielding MAQLLVRNVEDSLVRKLKRRAKERGVSAEEEHRRILAESLARNEKKRPSLIGFLMSDEGTVAPEIELELTRVRRLESRNTGF